The DNA sequence tatatattctaatCCCATTCCTtcactagattgtgtgtattaggttttgtggTGGAATTGTTGATATCAAatgcataagcatttcactacactcgcaatcacatctgctaaccatgtgtatgtgaccaataaattttgatttgattcatcaTACACAACAGCCCCAACATCTTACAGAAATCAATAACAAAAATATAATATACAAAGACTGCCATTATTGGCTTTTCGCAATATTTCCACCATCCAATATGGCAAGCATGTCCACATGGGGAAGACTATAGTGGCAGTCTTGGCTAATTAGAAATGTGTTGTTGTTCACTGTCATCAACTGTGTGATTGTGGTGACATGCTGTGATCACGGGGTTTCTGAAAAACTGGTCAAATAAAAATACTGCATTAGTTTGGTCAAGAAGATAATTCAAAGACTTCGTGCAATACATGTGTGTGTAACAGTCTGTTGGTAGACAGTAAAACGGAGGGTTTGTTTACTAGATGGACTGACGTCATTGAATAGGCAGTGCTTTCTTTATGCCAGTGCTTTCTATGGTAGCTCGAGCCTTACATCGGGGAGAAAAGCGCCCGCCATGGCATCGTATGCTGAAAGGGGACGGTCTGTGTTAAAAAGCCGAGTAGCTATCTCGCTACAGTGGTACTGATAATCACACACTGACTACTGACTTCGAAAGCCTGGCTTTGGCTATTTGCTCTTCACCTCTCCTCGTCAAGGGTCGTGCATGACATGAGAGCCatacagcagggttccccaactggcggccagCGGGCCGAATTTGGCCcacgggtggttttatttggccccaagtttgtttttgttttttattaaaTGCTCCCAAGTGATTTttatttaagaaatctgttctcAAGTATTCACACATATAATAGAGATACACTTGATCCTATACAAACGTAAGCCAGGTTTGAaatgatgttttagtcaaacattatacATGTTgtggcttcttgcggtcaatttgcagtttaCAAATTATTCGTAATTATGTTCAGGTCCCCGACCATCCACACAAGAAAAAAAATCGTCCCGCAGCTGAATATAGTTGACGATCGCTGACATTGAGGTTTCTGAGTTCCGTTACTAAACTAGCTaggtagttaacgttagctgCTAAACCtaactagctactgtagctaactgTAGATAGCCTGACGAGagatcagctagctagctgctttcAGTAGAATTTTAGTTACACTGGAAAAGTAATGCATTACCTGTCCATACACCTTTGGCACGGGTGGTTGGACTGCACTCCGCCGAATGCGATGCTGATACATGCCCGAAACTCTGTCTTCCCTTGCATTACGTGCAGCTCGTCGTTTCGCATCGGCGCCTATTCCATGGATACATTCTTCATTTGCGTTCACCGTAGAAAACCCCCTGTCCTGCAGTAGCAATAACCGCTGGTCTCGATGAAGACGAAGGGTGGAGGAAAATGTACCCGGAGcgaagaaaaataacaaatatattGTAAACCTAAGAGGGGACAGCATCTTGACTGTCTGTCTTGTCGCCATGTTTGTGTATGTTTCGTTTGGGTAACTAGAAGTGCTCCTTCGAGAGGCGATTGGAGTAAGCGTAGGAGGCACCcccatcatccccctctcctaAGCAAAGTATGCTAGTTGCATTGGGCAAGTTCGTTTTGCATGTCTCGGTGCGTCGTGTGGGTGGAGATTTCACTTAAGGACCAATGGAATGTCTAAAATGTATAAACTCCGGACATCACGGGCACCGGGCAATGGAAAATGAACTCGCCCGTTGTTAGCGACTTTTGGTATATTGAATGAGTTTACAGATGTGGATGCACTTGAAAAATATGATATACAACCAATGATATATATCTAAATAATTCTATACAACACTACATGGCAAATCCTTACACATGTACCAACCCCAAAACATCTGAATGACAAAAATCTCAAAAGTCTGAAGGACAACGTTCAAACGGTCCAAAATTAACTAATGAGAAGTATAGGCCTACTCAAGCTCAGCCGTAGGACGCACATTGGTCTTAATCTTGTTGTACATGAAAGAACTTGCCCCCAGTTACCTGTCTTGTTATTTTAATTTCATTCGAGACTCTCACAGCCATCACACCAGAGCCAGTGTTATTAGGTTATAGCCTttttataaaatggattaaattgtttttcccctcataaatctacacattatgcccataatgacaaagaaaaacatgttttttagatcctctcaagctctgtcaggttggatggggagtgttgctgcacagctattttcaggtctctccagagatgttcgatcgggatcaagtccgggctctggctgggtcactgaaggacattcagagacttgtcccaaagccactcctgcattgtcttagctgtgtgcttagggttgttgtcctgctggaaggtgaactttctccccagtctgaggtcctgagagctctggagtaggttttcatcaaggatctctgtactttgctccattcatatttgcctcgatcctgactagtctcccagttgttgctgctgaacaacatccccacagcatgatgctgccaacaccatgcctcaccatagggatggtgcaaggtttcctccagacgtaacacttggcattcaggccaaagagttgatcTTGTTTTCAACAGACAGAGAATCTTTTCTCctggtttgagagtctttaggtgtctttcgcaaactccaagtaggctgtcatgtgcctttactgaggagtggcttccgtcttgccactctaccttaaaggcgtgattggtggagtactgcagagatgttgtactgcagagatggttgtccttctggaaggttctcccatctccacaaaggaactctagagctctgtcagagtgaccatcaggttcttggtcacctccctgaccaaggcccttctcccccgattgctcagtgtggccgtgcggccagctctaggaagaatttAGGTTGTTCCAAGATTCTCCCTCTTTCAGAGATCACCGTTTACAGGGAATGTTTGACTGGAACACTCCAGAAAGAATTTTGGTGATTCCaactgtgcctcggcacaatcttgtcttggacaattcctttgacctcatgacttggtttttgctctgacatgcactgtcaactgtggaaccttatatagacaggtgtgtgtcattCCAAATAACGTCCAATcaattaatttaccacaggtggactccaatcaagttgtagaaaaatctcaaggatgatcaatgttaacaggatgcacctgagctgaatttcgtgtctcatagcaaagggtctgaatacttatgccaataaggtattttttaaatatatttttctataaatttgcaaacatttctaaaaacctgtttctgctttgtcattatggggtagattTATGAGGATTTTTTgaaatttcatccattttagaataaggctgtaacataatgaaatgtgtaaaaggtcaaggggtctgattactttctgaaagcactgtatgtcAAATATTGTTATAACTAGCTCTGGCTGGgtttttatatttgtatttattaaggatcctctttattaaggatcccctttacacactcttcctggggtccagcaacattaaggcagttatgtCCAATTAAAAATATTActtgacattacatttcataacactttaccCAAAACatttagtgtgttccctcaggccactactccactatcacatatttacaatacaacatccatgtgtacGTATGCATAGAGtgcgtgtcttatcatgtgtatgtgtgtctgtgcctgtgtgtgtgtctcttcacagtccccgctgttcaattaaggtgtatttttatcctttttaaaaatctgattctactgcttgcatcagttacttgatgtggaatacagtttcatgtagccatggctctatgtagtactgtgcgcctcccatagtctgttcttgacttggggattgtgaagagatcCTTGGTGGCATGTCtcgtggggtatgcatgggtgtctgagctgtgtgctagtagtttaacaaacacctcggtgcattcagcatgtcaacacaagtagtgatgaaatcaatctctcctccactttgagccatgagagatttacatgcatattataATATGTGCTGCATTGTTCTgaaccaattgtaattttccaaggtttctctttgtggcacctgaccacacgactgaacagtattcaggtgagacaaaactagagcctgtaggacctgccttgttgatagtgttgttaagaaggtagagcagcgctttattatggacatacttctcctcatcttagctactgttttatcaatgtgttttgaccatgacagtttacaatccagggttactccaagcagtttagtcacctcaacttgctcaatttccacattattttttacaagatttagttgaggtttagtgaatgcttttagtttttgaaatatttaggactaacttattccttgccacccattctgaaactaactgcagctctttgttatgTGTTTCAGTGATTTCACTCACTGTAATAGCTGACGTGTCTAGTGTTGAGTCATACGCATACATAGACATGCTGGCTTTACTCAAGGctagtggcatgtcattagtaaagattgaaaaatgtaatgggcctagacagctgcccaggggaattcctgattctacctggattatgttgaagAGGCTTCctttaaagaacaccctctgtgttcggTTAGACAGGTAGCTCTTTATCCACAAtttagcagggggtgtaaagccatcagcagactatgatcgataatgtcaaaagcctcactgaagtctaacaaaacagctcccacaatctttttatcatcaatttctctcagccaatcatcagtcatttgtgtaagtgccgtgcttgttgaatgtccttcctttAAGCGTGCTGAATGCCTGCTGTCAATTTGTTTAGAGTAAAATAACATtgcatctggtcaaacacaatttttcccaaaagtttactaagggttggtaacaggctgattggttggctatttgagccagtaaagggggctttactattcttgggtagtggaattaccaggtctgagggcacacactttctagtcgacttagattgaagatatggcaaataggcgTGGCAATATTGTCCGCTATTGTCCTCAGTAATTTtacatccaagttgtcagaccccggtggcttgtcatcgTTGATAGCAAACAATAATTTCACttctttacggaattcaaaatgtcaatgcttgtctttcatcatttgatcagttatactttgatgtgtagtgtcagcgtttgttgctggcatgtcatgcctaagttttcTAATCTTGTCTAAGTTATTGGCAACATCAGTGGGTtatgtgatgaatgagccatctgattcaatggtgctgagtttgcctttttgccccaCATTTCATTTAAGGTCCTCCAAAACTTTTTACAatcattctttatgtcatttatctttgtttcatagtatagtttctttttctttttattcagtttagtcacatggtttctcaatttgcagtacgtttgccaatcggttgtgcagccagacttatttgccattccttttgcctcatccctctcaaccatacaatttttccaTTCCTCATCCATCCACGGGGATTTAAAAGTTTTTACTGTAATTTTTTTAATGGGTGCATggttattagtaactggaataagcaatttcataaatgtgtcaagttcagtgtctggttgctcctcattacacaccacagaccaacaaatattctttacatccacaacataggaatcactacaaaacatattgtatgacctcttatacactatattaggtccagcctttggaactttggaaCTTCTTAGATATGCTTACTACTGTATATTCTGATCACTACAGCCAATGGATTTGGATAGTGCTTTAAACCAAATtcctgcagcattagtaaagatgtgatcaatacatgttgatgattttattcctgtgctgtttgtaactaccctggtaggttgactgataacctgaaccaggttgcatgCACTAGTTGCAGTTTTAAGCTTTTCTTGAGTGAGCAGCTTGATGAAACCCAGTCAATATTTAATTCACccaaatatacctctctgttgatatcacatacattatcaagcatttcacatgttatccagatactgactgttaacacttggtggtctatagcagcttctaCAGTAGCAGGTTGGTCTGCAACAACTCATTGTTCTATCTATGGTTATGTGTCATTGAGAGTGATTGGAGGTGCAGCTACCCTATACCAATAGTGCTGACCAGGCACAGGTTTTTTTGGGAAACAGTGATCAAAAGGATCATCATTGTGTTCATACAGCAGACCAGAcacacattttaaaggcaatttgTTTCACATATAAAAATCACTTATCTTCAAAAACAGAGGTAGTTAAATCAATTCACAGCTAACATAAGGGAAtgttgggctcctgagtggtgcagtggtctaaaacactgcatcgcagtgtaattgttttatttttttatatttttttcccaactttttttaaccaggtaggccagttgagaacaagttctcatttacaactgcgtaAGAGATGtgtgtcactgcagtacctggtttgaatccaggctgcatcacatttggccgtgattgggagtcccataggacaggTTTGGCttgggtaggccttcattgtaaataagaatttgctccaAACTGAcaaattgcctagttaaataaaataaaagtcagACTTCCTTTATTATAGACAAGACAGCCAGGCAGCACATGGACTGACAAcacacaagtataaacatcatgcaATTCAGGACTTGCTGAACATAAAGTACCAGAGGTTCGTTGCATAATCAGACATTGCCATCAAGATATTGGATTATTTTGGGATATTGGATTTTGTCCAAAAAATTATGTCATATTTTTCGCTGTCTAGAGACAGTAGGTGGCGGTAGATCATGATAGTGTGAACTGTAGCACGTCCTGGTTCGTGAAAATGATGGAACGTTCTGATTGGCTCGCGCAAAACACTCGGAATTCGAATTTGGCAAACCAAACGGATACGCAAAAGTAAGTATACTTTTCAAAtgttttaggtagctagctaatcaATTTACCATAACATCATTTTTTGTTAATTACCTCGATAGATTAACTTTAAATAAATTAAGGATGTGTTTAAGTTAAACATGTTAGCTAACTAGTGATAAGGCCCTGCCAGCTACCGTTGGCTAACcaaactttagctagctagttagcagtgttTGTTAGTTGAGGTCAGCTGTGCTGATTCTGCAGCTGGTAGAATGTTGTTAGTTAGCTGCAGTTGTTCAGTTAGACAGGCGCATAAACATTACCCAACGTTAACGTTACACTGTGTTAAAATGTAGTCTCTCATCAGCCATTGTAGCTAACCACACATCTCTCCACGTAACTTTTTAGAAAGCAGTGAGGAACTTTTAAGTGACCATTGCCAGGCAGAGTGATGCCACCGACAGGGAGGGGAATGGACAACAAAGGCCCCAAAAAAATGGCGCAAGAGGTCAGAAAATGCTGCAGTTTTGATGTTATCTGCTGGAAAAGTACTCCCTGGGGCCATCAGAAAAACATGTCTTCCATCTACCATTGGGATAGCTCATTTACGTATTTCAATCTGTTCTGAACTCAGCCATATCAATTTTATATTCGCTAGTCCCTGCAAATCCATATTGATTGTGTTGTAGTCATTGAGAGTTGTCTTTTCTCTTTCATTGCAATAGGTTGAACAAACATCTGCATATTGTGACAGTTCTCcagcaaaaaataaaaaaacacacagtAGTAAAACACCAGCTTCAATCTCTTCAGATTTGTTTGAGGGTGCACTTGCAGGTATGCACATATTTGCATTAGGAATCATTTTTCTCTGTTTCATAGATCAGAATGATAAATGTTTGGCTCAATTGATACCATCACTTCTAGCTAATAATAGAATGTAGCTCAGGTGGTAgggcatggtgcttgcaatgccaggatagtgggttcaattcctggaATCAGCCATTCATAAGTTCATACACTTGCTATGGGTAAAAGTGTCTGGTAAATGGCATGtattatatatcttttttttaaaatgtgtttgcTACAGAGAAATTGACATTACTGCTCTTTATTTTCCTTCAAATGATAGGTGCAAATAGAGAGGTCAACATGCTATTTTCCAAATACTCTGAAGTGTTGAGGTAGGTACAACAAAGGTAACGTGACAAACGTGTTGAACAGGTTTTCATTCCATTCTTTGTAATGTCAGACAGACCACATGAGTTTAAATGTCAGTGCTTTGCCCACATCACATATTACGTTAAGTACCCAGGCAATTGTATTGCATACACACATTTTTTATTATGATTAACAAGCATTGGGTGAATATGCTTTTCTTGAAATCTGTATACACCATGTCGATCATACATAGTGCCTTTGTTTCCTACAGTGAGAGGGCTGCAATAGATGCTTCACAAGTTAGGGAGTTGGAAGACATATTGATGGAGGCCAGAAACTTGGAGTCACACCTGAAAGAGAAGAAAGATCACTTGAGGCGTACCTTGGCTCTCATTTCTGACAAACTGCAGGGATAGACTTGCTACATGGGCCACAGACATTTGTAAATATTTCTTCACTGATCTCAATAAGTAACATGTCAGTACTTTTATTTTGACCTCTATGTATGTTTTTTAGGTTTACTGTCCTCACTCTTTATCCCACACTGGCAAACACAATGTGGGTGTCATTGTGGTTCATTTCTTTATAAATGACCTATTTATATTGAAGCATTGGGAATACTGTAGATCTAGgcctatgtagcctactgtaaacAATAAATAGGTTATAGAATATTGACGTTTCAGTGTCTGCAATATCCAAAGTTAAGCACTAGTTTTTGAAATGTATAAAATCAATGATTTTTTTACTTGAGACAGTGAAATATAGCCTAATCATTACCAAACAGGAAACTAACTTTTAGGTAGTAACTGTGTTGTGAGTGACCACAAGTCGGTCACAAGAGTCAATGGATTCAGTTCAGGCTGTAGGACTAATTATCCTGTGTATCACATGGAATATTGTGTGGTGTTATCATAGCCTATATTTCACTTTTTCCAATAGCATATTTGAAATATTTATTACAAGCTTTTCATTGGTGAGTGAACCAAATTATTAAAAAATTGCCAATGGCTTTTCTTAATACATCTTTTTTGTTATAAGTTTATATAGAGGATTGATATTCACAAAACAGGAGTGGATGTAAATCTTACAAAAAATACACATATTTAAGAACATTAAACATTTTCTTTGTTTGTGTGGAATTAACAGGTTTTTCAGTGCTTTTAAAGTAAACTTCACAATAAGGTGTTTTGATGGTTGTCCAGTCAATAATCAGAAAGGATACTTGGCAAGAAATGAAAGATGAATACAGTACTCTAATGTGCCTCCAATTTTCTTTCTAATAGATACCTTCTATGAGTCATAGTGGAGTTGAATGTCCCATGGAAACCATAGGGAATGTTCACAGGCACTTCCGCTCTGCCCAACTCTTTGAATGTCTTGGCATCCAAAACCAACAGGAATGTGCTCTTGTCCTGGAGAAAGGGAACATGCTTACATTAGGAGGCTAACATTGGGAGTTAGGAGAGCAACAATTGTTAACAAACGGGCATAGGTGTTTAAGGGGGACTGACCTTATTTGGAGTGATGACCACAGACATAATGACACCGTCATCCTCTTCTGTAGCGCCAGGCAAGGGTACAAAGACAGGCTCTGAAGGGTACAGTCCAGGATGCTCCCACACCTTAAAGCACAGCAGTGTGAAGGTCAGCATTGAATTTCCTATTACCTAGGCCTACATCACGCATCGCAATAGAGTACTGTGTTACTGATGCAGATATTCTTGAGCACAAAAAAAAAAGGAATGAATGACATCCAACCTTCATTTTTTTGCCTTGGAGGTCCATCTTGATGAGTGTGTCTCCTACTAGATGTCTGAAACCGCAACCGTAGAAGTAGCGATATGGTTTGGTGTTGTACTTGGCATAGTTGATTTGTGGGAACTCAAGACCACCATACGTATGGAGTTCCTCATCGTGCAGATCCTCATGTGTACAGAACACCTGCAGAGAGCGAGTTAATGAGGCTCTAATAGTGAATATTCACATAATGAGGGTAATCACAACCTTTTGTTTACTGAACTtggacatttttaaaaatgtaactagctaagtgagttaagaacattcttatcttacaatgaccgcctaccccggccaaatcctcccctaagccggacgacgctggacaaattgtccctatgggactcacggccggttgtgatacagcctgggattgaaccagggtttgtagtgactcctctagcactgagaggcagtgccttagaccgctgccccactcgggagctTAGCTTAGTGATGCATTTCAGCAGTGATGTATAACAGAAGACTTATGATTATTATTCACACACCTTGTCCTTAGCAGTCTTGGTGGCAGTGGCGGTACTGTCAGGACGTGTGTTCAGATTTTGCCCACTGGGTGTCTCCTTGTCTGCGTTGAGAGGCAAAACAAATCGCCGGGGAAACACTCTGCACATAGTGTTGTATACCTAATTtgaacaaaaacattttcaacctcaAGCAGTTCACATGTAGGATTCCTGATCCTCGTGACTTCAGCTAGttacacttacagtgcattcggaaaatattcagaccccttcacattttccacattttgttaggttacagccttattctaaaatgtatttcaattttttttttttttttttatctacctaaaataccccagaatgacaaagcaaaaacggttgtatttatttttacttacataagtattcagaccctttactcagtgctttgttgaagcacatttggcagcgattacagccttgagtcatgggtatgacgctacaagcttggcacacctgtatttgggtagtttctcccattcttctctgcagatcctctcaagctctgtcaggttggatggggagcgttgctgcacagctattttcacgtcTCTTCAAAGATGTTCGgtcggtttcaagtccgggctctggctgggccactcaaggacattcggagacttgtcccaaagccactcctgcgttgtcttagctgtgtgcttagggtcgtcctTTTGGAAGTGAGcctttaccccagtctgaggtcctgagcgctctggagcaggttttcattaaggatctctttgtactttgctctgttcatctttgtctcgatcctgactagtcttcgaGTCCctcccactgaaaaacatccccacagcaagatgctgccaccaccatgcttcaccatagggatggtgtcaagtttcctccagaagtgacacttGACATTAATCCAAAtgatttaatcttggtttcatcaaaccagagaatcttgtttctcatggtctgagattcttaaggtgccttttggcaaagtcaTCCAaaggggctgtcatgtgcctttactgaggagtggcttccgtctggttaCTTTacctgaaggcctgattggtggagcgctgcagagacggttgtccttatggaaggaTCTctaggaactctagagctctgtcagagtggccatcgggttcttggtcacctccctgacccaaggcccgtctcccccaattgctcagtttggccgggcggccagctcaaggaagagtcttggtggttccaaacttcttccatttaataattatggaggccactgtgttcttggggaccttcaatgctgcagaaacattttgatacccttccccaaatctgtgcctcgacacaatcctgtctcgggcctctacggacaattccttcaacctcatggcttggtttttgctctgacatgcacggtcacctgtgggaccttatatagacaggtgtgtgccattccaaatcatgtccaatcaagtaaatttaccacaggtggactccaagttgtagaaacatctcacggatgaccaatggaaacaggatgcacctgagctcaattttgagtctcatagcaaacgatctgaatacttatgtaaataaggtatttctgaaactgttttcgctttgtcattatggggtattttgtgtagataaattatttttatttaatcaattttagaataaggccgtaacaaaatgttttaaaattcaaggggtctgaatactttccgaaggcactgtataactaatGAACAAGCCATTATTAATGCTTTAAGTTATACAACAAAAGTATATATTCTTCTGAATTCTAATGCATATAACTGTTTAGAAATAATGGTATATGTATTTGTAGTTAGTAATAGTATTTGTAAATTGTTTAATGATTATTCATTGAAGTGGTTATACCCTTCAGTTTAGACTTATACTGACCTCGTCCAGAGCCTCTCCTGACTTGCGCATGTTCTGAACAATGTAGTTGTTGATGGCTTTCCCATCGTCTGCGGCACAGAGGTCCATAACCAGGAAGCCATCCTCCTCCCAGGCGTTGATCTGGTGGAATGTGGACAGCGCTTTGGCATGATACTTGACTGAGTTGAGCTGGAAGAGAATAAAGGATGTCAGTCATCAGAAATGAAATGTATAACTTAAAAGCAATTACTGTAGGCTTAGTATCCTTTGTCTCGTTCATAGCTTGTCATTTACCAAAACTTTCAACACGAATTGAGAGACTCCCAACAATTCAAGGGCGTTCTAGACCAAGGTCTTACCTTGCCTGTCTGCTTGTTAATCAAATGAAAGATGGTCTCAAGTTTAGGGTCCCAGTAGATCCCATCGCTGATACCCTTTCCTCTCAGCTTGCCTGTCACAATCTTCAAGAGGTCCATTTTGATAGGCTGCTCAATAAACACCACGTAATTCTCCGACATTGCTGAAATTGAATGAGCAGTATATCAATTGCCACTCTTTTGGAGTTGAGTCAGATCATATCAGTATTGATAGATCATTGCTGTGCATTCTGATTAACAAAAGGATGAAACATGACCATTTTGCTTTGAAGATGGTTGGCAGAGTGAGCCATCTACTGGTGAGAGGGTTTACATGAGAGGCTGTTTACATTAAATGTGTCATTAGCTATGGAGCTTCTGGAGGCTTTGTGTGGTCTGCTCACCAAAGCTGTGGTAGTATGAAGGTCTTGCCTTGTCCACTGAAGGAATAGAACAGACCACTGTAGCTCCCTCCAGGGTTTCCTTTGGGTTTTCTGGCATTGTCCTTGTCGGAGGCACACGGATGATATTGTAAATTGCACCTGAAAAAAACACTGGTGGTTTTAGTTTTATTTGGAACCTGGAAAACTGACCTTTGGCCAATTTTTGCAGGCAGATTTCAGGTTTAAGAGGTTTGTGTTTTGTCATTCTTAATCTGCAATTTGTTAGACTTAAGTGAAGGTGGTTAGTGAATGGGCAGGGTCTGATTCCTTATTTACCTTTAGCAGAGTAAGAATTCCCCATGTTGTATGTTGTACCATCAGGGTCTGTGTGGGGGTGGGCAGTGGCTCCATTGACAGCAATGAATTTGCTCCAGTCCACCTGTTAAGAGCATCAACAAAAATTAAATGTCTTGATAGGCCTTCAATCATCCTATCCTAAACTTAGCACACAAAAAACATCCTCACTGTCAGCAAACCTAAcat is a window from the Oncorhynchus tshawytscha isolate Ot180627B linkage group LG14, Otsh_v2.0, whole genome shotgun sequence genome containing:
- the LOC112266923 gene encoding beta,beta-carotene 9',10'-oxygenase, yielding MSPPSSTDLKKTKSKKNKDHHYTDVHGLPCIEKIVASVDETPEAISTNISGTIPEWISGNFLRNGPGKFEIGNNKFNHWFDGMALLHQFKIAGGQVTYKSRFLGSDCYTANSENSRIVVSEFGTVAMPDPCKNFFQRFLSRFELPKASDNDNVSFVTYKGDYYVSTETNFMHKVDPETLETKEKVDWSKFIAVNGATAHPHTDPDGTTYNMGNSYSAKGAIYNIIRVPPTRTMPENPKETLEGATVVCSIPSVDKARPSYYHSFAMSENYVVFIEQPIKMDLLKIVTGKLRGKGISDGIYWDPKLETIFHLINKQTGKLNSVKYHAKALSTFHQINAWEEDGFLVMDLCAADDGKAINNYIVQNMRKSGEALDEVYNTMCRVFPRRFVLPLNADKETPSGQNLNTRPDSTATATKTAKDKVFCTHEDLHDEELHTYGGLEFPQINYAKYNTKPYRYFYGCGFRHLVGDTLIKMDLQGKKMKVWEHPGLYPSEPVFVPLPGATEEDDGVIMSVVITPNKDKSTFLLVLDAKTFKELGRAEVPVNIPYGFHGTFNSTMTHRRCDSKFLASINMSSNSLTCEASIAALSL